Proteins encoded in a region of the Clostridium butyricum genome:
- a CDS encoding alpha-amylase produces MIILMIISIMTLLIFLLIYLYFRIRKRFIEMEKQMDNLRRSNDAFNNKFKNIDYEIDSIDEEINNINTINEEITKEYKSNELLFRKKSFFKMFDRTIEKYVKKYIYKYIYEYVKKEGSIKIDEDENNRDNNSIGLPEKSTLLNIDEAFLLGVENLKDKKKAECQFSLGEVTENSYENNRDKGEINYNKTMMQFFEWYYPNDGSLWKKVKKECEHLKDIGITSLWLPPAYKAHNGINDAGYSAYDLYDLGEFDQKGTIRTKYGTKDEYVECIKEAHKNGIEIYGDVVFNHKAGADDTELVDARQVDENNRNIFIGEEKQIKAHTVFSFPGRKEKYSAYKWTATDFDGVDYDDISKQSGIFKFKGKEWEKDVDEEKGNYDFLMFADLDMDSPYVIEELKRWGIWYMNETHVDGFRLDAIKHIRFDFFNEWLKEMRQNSNKELFAVGEYWTWDVGRLNYYLHKCDYSMSLFDAPLHYNFHSASNSLGHYDMSKIKENTLLKSNPEYTVTFVDNHDTQLGQSLESWVSPWFKPLAYTFILTRKEGYPCIFYGDYYGIPDKGYDGIKEILDIILKVRKTYAYGIEHDYINEKSIIGWTREGDCEHKNSGLAALITVALGGSKKMYVGINHAGETWNDVTGNNSQEVVIGKNGVGEFYVQNGSHSIWVKKI; encoded by the coding sequence TTGATAATTTTAATGATTATAAGCATAATGACACTATTGATATTTTTATTAATTTATCTCTATTTTAGAATACGAAAAAGATTTATTGAAATGGAAAAGCAAATGGATAATTTAAGAAGGTCTAATGATGCTTTTAATAATAAATTTAAAAATATAGATTATGAAATAGACTCTATTGATGAAGAAATCAATAATATCAATACCATAAATGAAGAAATAACCAAAGAATATAAAAGTAATGAATTATTATTCCGTAAAAAGTCTTTTTTTAAGATGTTTGATAGGACAATTGAAAAATACGTTAAAAAATATATTTATAAATACATATATGAATATGTAAAAAAAGAGGGTTCTATCAAAATAGATGAGGATGAAAACAATAGAGATAATAATAGTATTGGTTTGCCAGAGAAGAGTACCCTTTTAAATATTGATGAAGCATTTTTGCTAGGGGTAGAGAATCTTAAGGATAAAAAGAAGGCTGAATGCCAGTTCTCGTTAGGCGAAGTTACAGAAAATTCATATGAAAATAATAGAGATAAAGGTGAAATAAATTATAATAAAACAATGATGCAGTTTTTTGAGTGGTATTATCCTAATGATGGTTCATTATGGAAAAAGGTTAAAAAAGAATGCGAACACTTAAAAGATATTGGAATAACATCTTTGTGGCTTCCACCAGCATATAAAGCTCATAATGGCATAAATGATGCTGGGTATTCTGCATATGATTTATATGATCTAGGGGAATTTGATCAAAAAGGAACAATAAGAACAAAATACGGGACTAAAGATGAATATGTAGAATGTATTAAAGAAGCGCACAAAAATGGAATAGAGATTTATGGCGATGTTGTATTCAATCATAAAGCAGGAGCAGATGATACAGAGCTTGTTGATGCACGTCAGGTTGATGAAAATAATAGAAATATATTTATTGGTGAAGAAAAGCAGATAAAAGCTCATACTGTTTTTTCTTTTCCAGGTAGAAAAGAAAAATACTCTGCATATAAATGGACAGCAACTGATTTTGATGGAGTTGATTATGATGATATATCTAAACAATCTGGAATATTTAAGTTTAAGGGAAAAGAATGGGAAAAAGACGTTGATGAAGAAAAAGGAAATTATGATTTTTTAATGTTTGCAGATCTAGATATGGATAGTCCTTATGTTATAGAAGAACTGAAAAGATGGGGAATATGGTACATGAATGAAACTCATGTGGATGGATTCAGACTAGACGCAATAAAGCACATTAGATTTGACTTTTTTAATGAATGGTTGAAAGAAATGAGACAGAATAGCAATAAAGAACTTTTTGCTGTGGGAGAATATTGGACTTGGGATGTTGGGCGATTAAATTATTATCTTCATAAGTGCGATTATTCCATGAGTTTGTTTGATGCACCTCTTCATTATAATTTTCATTCAGCTAGTAATTCGCTAGGGCATTATGATATGAGTAAAATAAAAGAAAATACATTACTTAAATCAAACCCTGAATATACTGTTACTTTTGTTGATAATCATGATACTCAATTAGGACAATCTCTTGAATCGTGGGTGAGTCCTTGGTTTAAACCATTGGCATATACATTTATTTTGACAAGAAAAGAAGGATATCCTTGTATATTTTATGGCGATTATTATGGAATTCCTGATAAAGGATATGATGGAATAAAAGAAATTTTGGATATTATTCTTAAAGTAAGAAAAACATATGCATATGGTATTGAACATGATTATATTAATGAAAAATCTATTATAGGATGGACAAGAGAAGGTGATTGTGAACATAAAAATTCAGGTCTTGCTGCATTAATAACAGTTGCATTAGGTGGAAGTAAAAAAATGTATGTAGGTATCAATCATGCAGGAGAAACATGGAATGATGTGACAGGAAATAATTCTCAAGAGGTAGTTATAGGGAAAAATGGAGTTGGAGAGTTTTATGTTCAAAACGGTTCACATTCTATATGGGTAAAAAAGATTTAA
- a CDS encoding threonine/serine exporter family protein, giving the protein MIIQTFVSFIASLGFGIIFNIRGKNLLFAALGGGLSWLCYLFFSRFNISDVLAFFLSSVIFSIYSEICARILKTPVTTIVVCALIPLVPGAGMYYTMYETITGNISGAIELGLTTIANAGSLALGVIFVSTITKQITNLKKVKAKLFGKQNNSM; this is encoded by the coding sequence ATGATTATTCAAACATTTGTATCTTTTATTGCATCTTTAGGATTTGGAATAATTTTTAACATAAGAGGGAAAAACCTATTATTTGCAGCTCTAGGTGGAGGATTAAGTTGGCTCTGTTATTTATTTTTTAGCAGATTCAACATTAGTGATGTTCTTGCCTTCTTTCTATCTTCAGTAATATTTAGTATTTATTCCGAAATATGCGCAAGAATTTTAAAAACACCTGTTACAACAATTGTAGTATGTGCACTCATTCCTCTTGTTCCAGGTGCTGGAATGTACTATACAATGTACGAAACAATAACTGGAAATATTTCAGGTGCCATTGAACTTGGTCTTACAACAATTGCAAATGCAGGAAGTCTAGCCCTTGGTGTAATATTTGTTTCTACCATAACTAAGCAGATTACAAATCTAAAAAAAGTAAAAGCAAAACTTTTTGGAAAACAAAATAACTCTATGTAA
- a CDS encoding pseudouridine synthase, with amino-acid sequence MRINKLFSNLGICSRKETNKLIEQKRIKINGEYCVLGQWVEDNDEILFDGERVKSMEKVYLAFYKPKGITCTLEKNTQGNIGEYINYNQYVFPVGRLDKDSEGLIILTNDGVFSNHILECDNKHEKEYIVKVDKAFDDNFLLSMRTGVEISAKSGSGVKRISDSEGIVIKDGKDEIIMLDEAKNGKMKKDIVKTRPCKVERINEDTFKIILTQGLNRQIRKMSSVLGYKVISLKRIRIMNIHLDYLECGEYRLIPKEHIDELMKTNYKNT; translated from the coding sequence ATGAGAATAAATAAACTTTTTAGTAATCTTGGAATATGTTCAAGAAAAGAAACAAATAAATTAATTGAACAAAAAAGAATAAAAATAAATGGAGAGTACTGTGTTTTAGGACAATGGGTAGAAGATAATGATGAAATTTTATTTGATGGTGAACGCGTTAAATCTATGGAAAAAGTTTATTTAGCATTTTATAAACCAAAAGGTATTACATGCACATTAGAAAAAAATACCCAAGGAAATATAGGAGAATATATAAATTATAATCAATATGTTTTTCCAGTAGGAAGATTAGATAAGGATTCAGAAGGTCTTATTATTCTTACTAATGATGGAGTATTTTCAAATCATATTTTAGAATGTGACAATAAACATGAAAAAGAATACATAGTCAAGGTTGATAAAGCTTTCGATGACAACTTTCTATTGTCTATGAGAACCGGTGTCGAAATTTCAGCTAAATCTGGGAGTGGTGTAAAAAGAATATCAGATTCAGAAGGGATTGTAATTAAAGATGGAAAAGATGAAATTATAATGCTTGATGAGGCTAAAAATGGAAAAATGAAAAAAGACATTGTTAAAACAAGACCGTGCAAAGTAGAGAGGATAAATGAAGATACATTTAAAATTATATTAACTCAGGGGTTAAATAGGCAGATTAGAAAGATGAGTAGTGTACTTGGATATAAGGTGATATCTCTAAAAAGAATAAGAATTATGAATATTCATCTTGATTATTTAGAATGTGGGGAATATAGATTAATACCTAAAGAGCATATTGACGAACTAATGAAAACGAATTATAAAAATACTTAA
- a CDS encoding AI-2E family transporter has protein sequence MKIEFDKKLFKYAVYISITAIAIYIVFLLLFNIKNILGNVLSVIFSIISLLKPLLLAIVIAYILYPITKLIENFLENNKILKIQKFGTRRITAVILSYVSVLAILTALIWGIYFMIGGQLSSNTTIANIISDINLYFDNNPFSASSIKETIESFNSPIISALQPYIVDGFNLIQTYVMKNLSNMTSSLVSIGSSIATFFIAFIISIYLLKDSEYFISIWKKLYYLIFRGGSAGNKLNYIFSIIHEVFGKFIRGQLLEAFFVGVLSSIALSIAGIKYSFVIGTIAGISNMIPYVGPIVGTVLAAVMGLLSGNPIKILYAIIAMLIVQQIDNQLLAPQIVGNSVGLHPVFTMMAILIGGNVGGLLGMLIAVPLAASFKVLFTTWYHKHIEVH, from the coding sequence ATGAAGATTGAATTTGATAAGAAACTTTTTAAATATGCAGTTTACATAAGTATTACAGCTATAGCCATATATATAGTATTTTTACTGCTTTTTAATATAAAAAATATTTTAGGAAATGTTTTATCAGTAATTTTTTCAATCATAAGCCTACTGAAACCTTTATTACTTGCCATTGTAATTGCATACATACTTTATCCAATTACAAAACTAATTGAAAACTTTCTTGAGAATAATAAAATATTAAAAATCCAAAAATTTGGTACAAGAAGAATTACTGCCGTAATTCTTTCTTATGTGAGTGTATTGGCTATTCTTACAGCATTAATCTGGGGAATATATTTTATGATTGGAGGCCAGCTTTCAAGCAATACTACAATTGCCAATATTATATCTGATATTAATCTTTACTTTGATAATAACCCATTTTCTGCTTCTTCTATCAAAGAAACAATAGAAAGTTTCAATTCACCAATTATAAGTGCTCTTCAGCCTTACATTGTTGATGGCTTTAATTTAATTCAAACTTATGTTATGAAAAACTTAAGCAACATGACATCATCACTTGTATCCATTGGTAGTAGCATTGCTACTTTCTTCATTGCTTTTATTATAAGTATTTATCTTCTTAAAGATTCAGAATACTTTATAAGCATATGGAAAAAATTATACTACTTGATTTTCAGAGGCGGTTCTGCTGGAAATAAACTGAATTATATATTTAGCATAATACACGAAGTATTTGGTAAGTTCATACGTGGCCAGCTTCTTGAAGCATTCTTTGTTGGTGTTTTATCTTCAATCGCTTTAAGCATTGCAGGTATTAAATATTCATTTGTAATAGGTACTATTGCAGGTATTTCAAATATGATTCCTTATGTAGGACCAATTGTAGGAACTGTTCTTGCTGCTGTCATGGGACTTTTAAGCGGAAATCCTATAAAAATATTATATGCAATAATAGCTATGCTTATTGTTCAGCAAATTGATAATCAATTGCTTGCTCCTCAAATTGTTGGAAATAGTGTTGGACTTCATCCTGTTTTCACAATGATGGCAATACTTATTGGTGGGAATGTAGGAGGTCTTCTTGGAATGCTTATTGCAGTACCACTTGCGGCTTCATTTAAAGTTTTATTCACCACATGGTATCATAAGCACATTGAAGTACATTAA
- a CDS encoding GNAT family N-acetyltransferase yields the protein MKELHKIIEYKFIDKESKLYDSAIDLRYREFYETSNRAKEAIFDEFEDKSMRIVAYIEEKVIGHARLFVHDSIGEITQVVVDHEYRGMKIGVGIMNKLIEKAKEIKVQHITLDARVYAVEFYKRFGFETKGQEYISLKTGMPIIKMVQNFTYEN from the coding sequence ATGAAAGAGTTACATAAGATAATAGAATACAAATTTATTGATAAGGAATCAAAGCTATATGATTCAGCAATAGATTTAAGGTATAGAGAGTTTTATGAAACATCAAATAGGGCTAAGGAAGCTATATTTGATGAGTTTGAAGATAAAAGTATGAGAATTGTTGCGTATATAGAGGAAAAGGTAATAGGCCATGCTCGTTTATTTGTTCATGATTCAATAGGCGAAATCACTCAGGTTGTAGTAGATCATGAGTATAGAGGAATGAAAATTGGAGTTGGAATAATGAACAAGCTAATTGAAAAGGCTAAAGAAATTAAAGTCCAACATATAACCCTTGATGCACGTGTTTATGCAGTAGAATTTTATAAAAGATTTGGATTTGAAACAAAAGGACAAGAATATATATCATTAAAGACAGGTATGCCAATAATTAAAATGGTTCAAAATTTTACATATGAAAATTAA
- a CDS encoding YdcF family protein has product MKNTRSDKRKVFLKLKNTRKKLCIIIGVVLLLYIILINTISSSKIAFSKPICFFAVVIIAVGFMYDKLYAFIQSKSILKKFLKIIKICIALIIAVLIVIEGVIIVYPKHNISKSDYILILGAGLSNGSEPSLTLSGRLDAAIEYIKDYNNHSKIVVSGGKGNDEKISEAEAMKKYLVSKGMPEGQILMENKSTTTYENFKFSKELIEEDSNKEIDEINVKVVTTDFHAFRSKLLAQKNGYNNVTNYSSETVWYLIPVMYLREGFAVVKSLIFD; this is encoded by the coding sequence ATGAAAAATACAAGGTCAGATAAAAGGAAAGTATTTTTAAAATTAAAAAATACTAGAAAGAAATTATGCATAATAATTGGGGTTGTATTACTATTGTATATAATTCTAATAAATACAATAAGCAGTTCTAAAATCGCATTTTCTAAGCCTATTTGTTTTTTTGCTGTAGTTATTATAGCGGTTGGATTTATGTATGATAAACTATATGCATTTATACAAAGTAAAAGTATTTTAAAAAAATTTTTAAAGATAATAAAAATATGTATAGCATTAATTATAGCAGTTTTAATTGTAATAGAAGGTGTTATAATTGTTTATCCAAAACACAATATTTCAAAATCAGATTATATTTTAATACTTGGAGCAGGATTAAGCAATGGTTCGGAACCTAGTTTAACATTATCTGGTAGGCTTGATGCAGCAATAGAGTATATAAAAGACTATAATAATCATTCAAAGATAGTAGTAAGTGGGGGCAAAGGGAATGATGAAAAAATATCAGAAGCTGAAGCTATGAAAAAATATCTTGTAAGTAAAGGAATGCCAGAAGGACAAATACTAATGGAAAATAAATCAACAACAACTTACGAAAATTTTAAATTTTCAAAAGAGCTGATAGAAGAAGACAGTAATAAAGAAATTGATGAAATTAATGTGAAGGTAGTAACAACAGATTTTCATGCTTTTAGAAGTAAGCTTCTTGCACAGAAGAATGGATATAATAATGTAACAAATTATTCAAGTGAAACTGTGTGGTATCTGATTCCAGTAATGTATTTGAGAGAAGGATTTGCAGTTGTAAAAAGTCTTATATTCGACTAA
- a CDS encoding threonine/serine exporter family protein, protein MDLNKLLNISTLAGKIMLESGAETYRVEETIVRIGLSFGVDDAESFVTPTGIITSLTKDSTTVTLVRRITSRGVDLNKIDLINNLSRQVQAQSMTIDELNTELINISQSDRYSAALTLFSSCAAAGCFALMFGGNIKDFFAAFIIGACIKIVSTVCQKLDINSFFINSLGGGLCAILAIILMKLNICANLDKTIIGSIMLLVPGLTITNAIRDTIAGDLLSGITKAAEAFLVAISIAVGTGAILSLFLNTIQS, encoded by the coding sequence ATGGATTTAAATAAATTGCTAAATATTTCAACTTTAGCTGGGAAAATAATGCTTGAGAGTGGTGCAGAAACCTATAGAGTTGAAGAAACTATAGTAAGAATAGGTTTATCTTTTGGTGTTGATGATGCTGAAAGCTTTGTCACTCCTACAGGAATAATTACATCTTTAACAAAAGATTCTACAACTGTTACTCTTGTCAGAAGAATTACAAGTAGAGGTGTAGATTTAAACAAAATAGATTTAATAAATAATCTTTCTAGACAGGTTCAGGCTCAATCAATGACTATTGATGAGTTGAATACTGAGCTTATTAATATTTCTCAAAGTGACAGATATTCAGCTGCACTTACATTATTTTCATCTTGTGCTGCTGCAGGTTGTTTTGCACTTATGTTTGGTGGCAACATAAAAGATTTTTTTGCTGCTTTTATAATAGGAGCTTGTATTAAGATAGTTTCCACTGTTTGCCAAAAATTGGATATAAATAGTTTTTTCATCAATTCACTTGGTGGAGGGTTGTGTGCAATACTAGCTATAATACTCATGAAATTAAATATTTGTGCTAACCTTGATAAAACAATTATAGGTTCCATTATGCTTCTTGTACCAGGACTAACAATAACAAATGCTATTCGTGATACTATTGCTGGTGATTTATTGTCAGGAATCACAAAAGCTGCTGAGGCATTTTTAGTTGCCATATCAATTGCTGTAGGTACTGGTGCTATTTTAAGCTTATTCTTAAATACAATTCAATCATAA
- a CDS encoding ABC-F family ATP-binding cassette domain-containing protein: MSVLLVKDMNHGFGDRAIFEDVSFRLLKGEHVGLLGANGEGKSTFMNIVTGKLQPDEGKVTWSNNVRVGYMDQHAALTKGQSIREALRGAFKYLFDLEAEMNSLYEKMGDCTEDELTKMLDRTAVIQDLLDNNGFYVIDPKVEEVAKGLGLLDLGLDRDVDDLSGGQRTKILLGKLLLENPDILLLDEPTNYLDEEHIEWLKRYLQSYENAFILISHDIPFVNSVVNLIYHVEDRKLTRYVGDYDEFQRIYAENKKKLEAAYEKQQKEIARLEDFVARNKANVATANMAKSRQKKLDKMDVIELSQEKPKPEFNFKTARAAGKVIFETKDLVIGYDSPLTKPLNLYMERGQKIALVGANGLGKSTLLKSLLGKIKPLSGEVHLGDYQYIGYFEQEDRTDNKNTCIEEVWQEFPSYTQYQIRAALAKCGLTTKQLESQIRVLSGGEAAKVRLCKILNTETNILILDEPTNHLDVDAKDELKRALKEYKGTILLVSHEPEFYRDIITETWNCEDWTTKIV; encoded by the coding sequence ATGAGCGTACTACTTGTTAAAGATATGAACCATGGTTTTGGTGACAGAGCCATTTTTGAAGATGTTTCTTTTAGATTATTAAAAGGAGAACATGTTGGACTTCTTGGAGCTAATGGTGAAGGGAAATCTACTTTTATGAATATAGTTACTGGAAAACTTCAACCAGATGAAGGAAAAGTAACATGGTCAAATAATGTAAGAGTAGGATATATGGATCAGCATGCTGCATTAACTAAAGGTCAAAGCATAAGAGAAGCTTTAAGAGGAGCTTTTAAATATCTTTTCGATCTTGAAGCAGAAATGAATTCTTTATATGAGAAGATGGGTGACTGCACTGAAGATGAATTAACTAAAATGCTTGATAGAACTGCTGTAATTCAAGATTTACTTGATAACAACGGTTTTTATGTAATTGATCCAAAAGTTGAAGAAGTTGCAAAAGGTCTTGGTCTTTTAGATCTAGGACTAGATAGAGATGTTGATGATTTATCTGGTGGACAAAGAACTAAGATACTATTAGGTAAATTACTTCTTGAAAATCCAGATATATTACTTCTTGACGAGCCTACTAACTATTTAGATGAAGAACATATAGAATGGCTTAAGAGATACTTACAGTCATATGAAAATGCATTTATATTAATTTCACATGATATTCCATTTGTAAACTCAGTTGTTAACTTAATTTATCATGTTGAAGACAGAAAGCTTACAAGATATGTTGGTGACTACGATGAATTCCAAAGAATTTATGCTGAAAATAAGAAAAAATTAGAAGCTGCATATGAAAAGCAACAAAAAGAAATTGCTAGACTTGAAGATTTCGTGGCTAGAAACAAAGCTAATGTTGCTACTGCAAACATGGCTAAATCTAGACAAAAGAAATTAGATAAAATGGATGTTATTGAATTATCTCAAGAAAAGCCAAAGCCAGAATTCAACTTCAAAACTGCAAGAGCTGCTGGTAAAGTTATATTCGAAACTAAAGATTTAGTTATAGGATACGACTCGCCTCTTACAAAACCATTAAATTTATATATGGAAAGAGGGCAAAAAATAGCTTTAGTTGGAGCTAATGGTCTTGGTAAGTCTACTCTTTTAAAGAGTTTACTTGGAAAGATAAAGCCATTAAGCGGTGAAGTTCATCTTGGAGACTACCAATACATAGGATATTTTGAACAAGAAGATAGAACTGATAATAAAAATACTTGTATAGAAGAAGTATGGCAGGAATTCCCTAGTTATACTCAATATCAAATAAGAGCTGCTCTTGCAAAATGTGGTCTTACTACAAAACAGTTAGAATCACAAATCAGAGTATTATCTGGAGGAGAAGCTGCAAAGGTTAGATTATGTAAGATTCTAAACACTGAAACTAACATACTAATCCTAGACGAACCTACTAATCATCTTGATGTTGATGCTAAAGATGAATTAAAAAGAGCATTAAAAGAATATAAAGGAACTATTCTTTTAGTTTCCCATGAACCTGAATTCTATAGAGATATTATAACTGAAACTTGGAATTGTGAAGACTGGACAACAAAGATAGTTTAA
- the glyA gene encoding serine hydroxymethyltransferase, translating into MNFENIKREDKEIYDLIEKELDRQRKGIELIASENVVSEAVMEAMGSYLTNKYAEGYPGKRYYGGCHVVDEIEQIAIDRAKQLFGAEHANVQPHSGSQANMAVYFTVLEPGDTVLGMDLSHGGHLTHGSPVNFSGKLFKFVSYGVDKETEMIDYENVRQIALECKPKLIVAGASAYSRTIDFAKFREIADEVGAYLMVDMAHIAGLVAAGVHPSPVPYCDFVTTTTHKTLRGPRGGLILCKEKYAKDLNKNIFPGIQGGPLEHIIAAKAVCFKEALDPKFKEYAENVVENCIELAEQLIKRDFKIVSGGTDNHVFLVDLNNKDITGKEAEQLLDSVGITANKNTVPNETRSPFVTSGIRIGTAAITTRGFVKEDMAEIAAIMDEAIANREGDLSGLKARVEALCDKHPLY; encoded by the coding sequence ATGAATTTTGAAAACATTAAAAGAGAAGACAAAGAAATCTATGATCTAATTGAAAAAGAATTAGACAGACAAAGAAAAGGAATAGAATTAATAGCTTCAGAAAATGTCGTTAGTGAAGCTGTAATGGAAGCTATGGGATCGTATTTAACTAATAAATATGCTGAAGGTTATCCAGGAAAAAGATACTATGGTGGATGTCATGTAGTAGATGAAATAGAACAAATAGCAATTGATAGAGCAAAACAATTATTTGGAGCAGAACATGCAAATGTACAACCTCATTCAGGTTCTCAAGCTAATATGGCTGTATACTTTACAGTATTAGAACCAGGTGATACAGTTTTAGGAATGGACTTAAGTCATGGTGGACATTTAACTCATGGTTCTCCAGTTAATTTCTCAGGAAAGTTATTTAAATTTGTTTCTTATGGCGTAGACAAAGAAACTGAAATGATAGATTATGAAAATGTAAGACAAATTGCTTTAGAATGTAAACCAAAATTAATTGTTGCAGGAGCAAGCGCATACTCTAGAACAATTGATTTTGCTAAATTCAGAGAAATAGCAGATGAAGTTGGAGCGTACTTAATGGTAGATATGGCTCATATTGCTGGATTAGTTGCAGCAGGGGTTCATCCATCTCCAGTTCCATATTGTGATTTTGTAACAACTACAACTCATAAGACTTTAAGAGGTCCAAGAGGTGGATTAATCCTTTGTAAAGAAAAATATGCTAAGGACTTAAACAAAAACATATTCCCAGGAATTCAAGGTGGTCCATTAGAACATATTATTGCTGCAAAAGCTGTATGTTTTAAGGAAGCATTAGATCCTAAATTTAAAGAATATGCTGAAAATGTAGTTGAGAATTGTATTGAACTTGCAGAACAATTAATAAAGAGAGACTTTAAGATTGTTTCTGGAGGAACAGATAACCATGTATTCTTAGTTGATTTAAATAATAAGGATATTACAGGAAAAGAAGCAGAACAATTATTAGATTCAGTAGGAATAACTGCAAACAAGAATACAGTACCAAATGAAACAAGAAGTCCATTTGTTACATCTGGAATAAGAATTGGTACTGCAGCAATAACTACAAGAGGATTTGTTAAGGAAGATATGGCTGAAATCGCAGCTATTATGGATGAAGCGATTGCAAATAGAGAGGGAGATTTATCAGGTCTTAAAGCAAGAGTTGAAGCTTTATGTGATAAACATCCTTTATACTAA
- a CDS encoding zinc-ribbon domain-containing protein, producing MFLLSKDTITKKVIGTVSEKDCPSCKKKSYWELCIVTHWFSILTIPIIPYKKSNCLVCDNCDYFFELSYDEFETIHNEILSGLKRTEPDALKYINKNQLQINYLKTLEAYK from the coding sequence ATGTTTTTATTAAGCAAAGATACTATAACAAAAAAAGTTATCGGCACCGTAAGCGAAAAAGATTGTCCATCATGTAAAAAGAAATCTTATTGGGAACTATGCATTGTCACTCATTGGTTTTCAATATTAACCATTCCAATAATTCCTTATAAAAAGTCTAATTGTCTTGTATGTGACAATTGTGATTACTTTTTTGAATTAAGTTATGATGAATTTGAGACAATACACAATGAGATACTTTCAGGTTTAAAAAGAACAGAACCAGATGCATTAAAGTACATTAATAAAAATCAGCTTCAGATTAATTATCTAAAGACTTTAGAAGCTTATAAGTAA
- a CDS encoding calcium/sodium antiporter: protein MNYIILLVGFALLIKGADIFVDGASALAKKMGIPPVIVGLTIVSIGTSAPELAVSLISALNGSNNIAIGNVVGSNIFNTLMVLGVTTIVLPIIIHKKNVKNDFIVNTVITILLFILTFDSLFGKGSNIISRFDGLILLIICLAYMVMLVVKAKKTDMPKPTEEELNVNVFIKILLIIVGAAGIVIGGQLVVNSASNIASSLGMSEKLVGLTIVAMGTSLPELVTSVVAALKGENEIALGNVLGSNIFNILLILGTSSVISPIVVESGLIVDFGFLIAITLLLYLVVFLNKQKEKKLTKLEGIIMVALYAGYIVYIISRN, encoded by the coding sequence ATGAATTACATTATATTATTGGTAGGATTTGCGCTATTGATAAAAGGAGCAGATATTTTTGTAGATGGTGCATCTGCTTTAGCGAAGAAAATGGGAATTCCTCCTGTAATTGTAGGACTTACGATAGTTTCTATAGGCACAAGTGCTCCAGAACTAGCAGTAAGTTTGATTTCTGCATTAAATGGAAGCAATAATATTGCAATTGGAAATGTTGTAGGTTCGAATATTTTCAATACATTAATGGTTCTTGGAGTTACAACTATTGTGCTTCCTATAATTATACATAAAAAGAATGTCAAAAATGATTTTATTGTTAATACAGTTATTACTATTTTATTATTCATACTAACATTTGATAGTCTATTTGGAAAAGGATCAAATATAATATCAAGATTTGACGGACTAATATTATTAATAATATGTTTGGCATACATGGTAATGCTTGTAGTAAAAGCTAAGAAAACAGATATGCCTAAACCTACAGAAGAAGAATTAAATGTTAATGTATTTATTAAAATATTATTGATTATAGTAGGTGCAGCAGGAATAGTTATAGGAGGTCAGCTAGTTGTAAATAGTGCTAGTAATATTGCATCTTCTTTAGGAATGAGTGAAAAATTAGTAGGATTAACAATTGTAGCAATGGGAACATCACTTCCAGAACTTGTTACTTCTGTAGTGGCAGCATTAAAAGGTGAAAATGAAATAGCCCTTGGAAATGTGTTAGGATCAAATATATTTAATATACTTCTTATATTAGGTACTTCATCTGTTATAAGCCCTATAGTTGTTGAATCTGGACTTATAGTTGATTTTGGCTTTTTAATAGCTATTACATTGTTGTTATACTTAGTAGTTTTTCTTAATAAGCAAAAAGAAAAAAAACTTACAAAACTAGAAGGTATAATAATGGTAGCATTATATGCTGGATATATAGTATACATAATAAGCAGAAACTAA